A portion of the Edaphobacter bradus genome contains these proteins:
- a CDS encoding phenylalanine 4-monooxygenase has product MGIVESSLTAAQRRLTVAAPFLIEQDWNAYTPEQHAVWAELVSRRMPQLREHACQEYLDGFDVIGLKEDQLPDLKAVSARLAPRTGWQSTPVSGFLPPDAFFEMLAARMFPTTTWLRSRESLEYTPEPDIFHDVFGHVPMHAHPVFGDFLQHYGKVCAGLMADPVALERMGRVFWFTVEFGVIRQKGELKVYGSGLISSHGECTRVLAGGCEIRDFDLDEVMNQKFDTGAMQPVLYAVESFEQVYEATKMAEKRLG; this is encoded by the coding sequence ATGGGGATTGTGGAATCGAGTCTGACTGCGGCACAGAGACGACTTACGGTCGCAGCGCCGTTTTTGATTGAGCAGGATTGGAACGCCTACACGCCGGAGCAGCATGCGGTGTGGGCAGAGCTGGTGAGCCGACGGATGCCGCAGCTCAGGGAGCATGCCTGCCAGGAGTACCTGGATGGATTTGACGTGATTGGGCTCAAGGAAGATCAGTTGCCCGATCTGAAGGCGGTGAGCGCGCGGCTGGCCCCGAGGACGGGGTGGCAGTCGACGCCTGTGAGCGGTTTTCTGCCACCGGATGCGTTCTTCGAGATGCTTGCGGCGCGGATGTTTCCGACGACGACCTGGCTACGGAGCAGGGAGTCGCTGGAGTACACGCCGGAGCCGGACATCTTTCACGACGTCTTCGGCCACGTGCCGATGCATGCGCATCCGGTTTTCGGGGACTTTCTGCAGCACTACGGCAAGGTTTGCGCGGGGTTGATGGCTGATCCTGTGGCGCTGGAGCGGATGGGGCGGGTGTTCTGGTTCACGGTGGAGTTTGGGGTGATCCGGCAGAAGGGCGAGTTAAAGGTGTATGGCAGCGGGCTGATCAGCTCCCATGGCGAGTGCACTCGCGTGCTCGCGGGTGGGTGCGAGATTAGGGACTTCGATCTCGATGAAGTGATGAACCAGAAGTTCGATACCGGCGCGATGCAGCCTGTGCTCTATGCTGTCGAGTCGTTCGAGCAGGTCTACGAGGCGACGAAGATGGCGGAGAAGCGGCTGGGCTAG
- a CDS encoding YceI family protein: protein MRKLLLAVTAAALSVASAGAFAQTSTWTIDPAHSSVNFTTRHMGVSNVHGSLAGVKGTISLNDKDITKSSVTATVDTTTVSTGVDARDKHLKSPDFFEVDKFPTLSFKSTSLTNNGGKLQLNGELTLHGVTKPVTLDVDGPAPAQTDDKGQTRSGFSAEGIVKRSDFNFGSKFGSAIVGDDVKFSIDVEIDKQ, encoded by the coding sequence ATGAGAAAGCTTTTGTTGGCTGTAACTGCGGCTGCCCTCTCCGTGGCCAGCGCAGGGGCCTTTGCACAGACCTCCACCTGGACCATCGATCCCGCACATTCCAGCGTCAACTTCACGACGCGTCACATGGGAGTCTCCAACGTCCACGGCTCGCTCGCCGGAGTCAAGGGAACGATCAGCCTTAACGACAAGGACATCACCAAGTCCTCCGTCACGGCTACGGTCGATACCACCACTGTCTCCACCGGCGTCGACGCCCGCGACAAGCACCTCAAGTCGCCCGACTTCTTTGAGGTCGACAAGTTCCCCACCCTCTCCTTCAAGTCCACTTCACTCACCAACAACGGTGGCAAGCTGCAGCTCAACGGTGAACTCACCCTTCACGGTGTCACGAAGCCGGTCACGCTCGATGTCGACGGCCCGGCGCCTGCGCAGACAGACGACAAGGGTCAGACACGCAGCGGCTTCTCCGCCGAGGGAATCGTCAAGCGCTCTGACTTCAACTTCGGCTCCAAGTTCGGCTCCGCTATCGTCGGCGACGACGTCAAGTTCTCCATCGACGTCGAAATCGACAAGCAGTAA
- a CDS encoding precorrin-2 dehydrogenase/sirohydrochlorin ferrochelatase family protein, which yields MSLFPIFLKLTGRPCVVVGAGHLAESKIESLQAASAHISVIAPAASERIRNLADEGELTYHARPYQQGDLAGAFLVVAATNDPAVNRAVFAEAESSGVLCNAVDDPPFCDFYFPSVVRRGDLQIAISTAGHSPALAQQLRKQLHEQLPLDLGDWLAELGNLRREVVAAEPLNEERRLFLHQLAQREVCAYDQCPSRIMARNHALTNPKPAQGEPSR from the coding sequence ATGTCCCTGTTCCCGATCTTCCTCAAACTCACCGGTCGGCCCTGCGTCGTCGTCGGCGCGGGGCACCTCGCCGAATCGAAGATCGAGTCGCTGCAGGCCGCCAGCGCACACATCAGCGTCATCGCGCCTGCGGCCAGCGAGCGCATTCGCAATCTCGCAGATGAGGGCGAGCTCACCTACCACGCCCGCCCCTACCAGCAAGGCGACCTCGCCGGAGCCTTCCTTGTCGTAGCCGCCACCAACGACCCCGCCGTCAACCGCGCCGTCTTCGCCGAAGCCGAATCCTCTGGCGTCCTCTGCAACGCCGTTGACGATCCTCCCTTCTGCGACTTCTACTTCCCCTCCGTCGTCCGCCGCGGCGATCTGCAGATTGCCATCTCAACCGCGGGCCACTCCCCCGCGCTCGCGCAGCAGCTTCGCAAGCAGCTCCACGAACAGCTCCCCCTCGACCTCGGCGACTGGCTCGCCGAACTCGGAAACCTCCGCCGCGAGGTCGTCGCCGCCGAGCCGCTCAACGAGGAACGCCGCCTCTTCCTGCACCAACTCGCCCAGCGCGAGGTCTGCGCCTACGACCAGTGCCCATCGCGCATCATGGCCCGCAACCACGCCCTCACCAATCCCAAGCCCGCACAAGGTGAGCCCAGCCGATGA
- a CDS encoding response regulator transcription factor, with product MTVVHFDHSRGNEEAQEESSTTPNIRVILADSQAIYRVGMKKVFALEDDIRVVAQVETLSNLYAALERYPTDVVVLEGQLIAGTIDAIPSLVRQAPDAKLIVQVTETDEANTVEMYRRGVRGVVPRSISPDLLVKCVRKIAEGETWIDNKSINWVIEAYRAQATTLTDPRVQPKLSKKELAIISCITRGMRNKEIAYQIGTTEQVIKNYLRKVYDKLGVSDRLELALYCLHHELLKKYGQETEAAMVPNTEPTQPLRAKM from the coding sequence ATGACTGTTGTGCATTTCGATCACTCTCGTGGCAATGAAGAAGCGCAGGAAGAGAGTTCCACGACGCCGAATATCCGCGTGATTCTGGCGGATTCGCAGGCGATCTACCGCGTTGGAATGAAGAAGGTCTTTGCGCTGGAAGACGACATCCGCGTGGTGGCGCAGGTGGAGACGTTGAGCAATCTCTACGCGGCCCTGGAGCGCTATCCGACCGACGTTGTCGTGCTGGAGGGCCAGCTGATCGCCGGTACGATCGACGCGATTCCGTCGCTGGTGCGGCAGGCCCCGGACGCCAAGCTGATCGTGCAGGTGACGGAGACCGACGAGGCGAACACGGTGGAGATGTACCGGCGCGGCGTGCGCGGCGTAGTTCCGCGTTCGATCTCTCCGGACCTGCTGGTGAAGTGCGTTCGCAAGATCGCCGAGGGCGAGACGTGGATCGACAACAAGTCGATCAACTGGGTGATTGAGGCCTACCGGGCGCAGGCTACGACGCTGACCGATCCTCGCGTGCAGCCGAAGCTCTCGAAGAAGGAGCTGGCGATCATCAGCTGCATTACTCGAGGCATGCGCAACAAGGAGATCGCCTACCAGATCGGCACGACGGAGCAGGTGATCAAGAATTATCTGCGCAAGGTCTACGACAAGCTGGGAGTCTCGGACCGCCTGGAGCTGGCGCTCTATTGTCTGCACCATGAGTTGCTGAAGAAGTATGGGCAGGAGACAGAGGCGGCGATGGTTCCGAATACAGAACCCACGCAGCCATTGCGGGCGAAGATGTAG
- the cobA gene encoding uroporphyrinogen-III C-methyltransferase, which translates to MNGREAQPGHVYLAGAGPGDPDLLTLRAVQLLQTADVILPDDLVTDEILEFASPTANIIPVGKRCGQPRITQAGIHALMLEHASAGSSVLRLKSGDPLVFGRAGEEIAFLRENNLPFEIVPGITTAFAVAASLRTPLTDRASSSKLILATAHHAAGKVELTPSWHGTVPAGATLVIYMPGRDFETLAADLIASGVPPETPCAAVSKASTAEEHIHTATLATLTSDPIGPAPVILLIGPALQTTSR; encoded by the coding sequence ATGAACGGACGCGAGGCGCAACCCGGACACGTCTACCTCGCCGGAGCAGGCCCCGGCGACCCTGACCTTCTCACTCTGCGCGCCGTCCAGCTCCTTCAGACCGCCGACGTCATCCTCCCTGACGACCTCGTCACCGACGAGATCCTCGAGTTCGCCAGCCCCACTGCAAACATCATCCCCGTCGGGAAGCGCTGCGGCCAGCCGCGCATCACCCAGGCCGGGATTCACGCCCTCATGCTCGAACACGCGAGCGCGGGCAGCTCCGTATTGCGGCTCAAGTCCGGCGATCCGCTCGTCTTCGGCCGCGCCGGCGAGGAGATCGCCTTCCTCCGCGAGAACAACCTCCCCTTCGAGATCGTCCCCGGCATCACCACCGCCTTCGCCGTCGCCGCGTCGCTGCGCACGCCGCTCACCGACCGCGCCAGCTCCTCAAAGCTCATCCTCGCCACCGCACACCACGCCGCCGGCAAGGTCGAGCTGACTCCGAGCTGGCACGGCACGGTGCCTGCGGGAGCGACCCTTGTCATTTACATGCCCGGCCGCGATTTCGAAACTCTCGCCGCAGACCTCATCGCCTCAGGTGTTCCTCCCGAGACACCCTGTGCCGCCGTCTCCAAGGCCTCCACCGCCGAGGAACACATCCACACCGCCACCCTCGCCACACTCACCAGCGACCCCATCGGCCCGGCTCCCGTCATCCTGCTCATCGGCCCAGCTCTTCAGACAACCTCCAGGTAA
- a CDS encoding peroxiredoxin family protein → MKIHLASKALLAAALLAAPFSVSAQQAQKPATQPALHNAPDFTRTSLDGKTIRLSSYRGKLVLLNFWATWCGPCIAEIPRFSGWQTKYGPQGLEVIGVSMDDDASPVKKFVGKQQLTYPVVMGDEHLGELYGGVLGLPISYLISPEGKILARYQGETDLNKMETTLTSLLPKKKL, encoded by the coding sequence ATGAAGATCCACCTCGCCAGTAAAGCTCTCCTCGCGGCAGCACTCCTCGCCGCTCCGTTCTCTGTGTCGGCGCAGCAGGCGCAGAAGCCCGCCACGCAGCCAGCGCTTCACAACGCCCCGGACTTCACCCGCACCAGCCTCGACGGCAAGACTATCCGCCTGAGCAGCTACCGCGGAAAGCTCGTTTTGCTCAACTTCTGGGCCACATGGTGCGGTCCCTGCATCGCGGAGATCCCACGCTTCTCCGGCTGGCAGACGAAGTACGGCCCGCAAGGCCTCGAGGTCATCGGCGTCTCGATGGACGACGACGCATCCCCAGTAAAAAAGTTCGTCGGCAAGCAACAACTCACCTATCCAGTCGTCATGGGAGACGAGCACCTCGGCGAGCTCTACGGCGGCGTCCTTGGCCTTCCCATCAGCTATCTCATCAGCCCTGAAGGCAAGATCCTCGCCCGCTACCAGGGCGAGACCGATCTGAACAAGATGGAGACGACTCTCACCAGTCTTCTGCCAAAAAAGAAGCTGTAA
- a CDS encoding rhodanese-like domain-containing protein has product MKLVRMQPHRHPLLFVAAILIALQAHLGLAQNQHISASSIPTADLIQPADLAASLQSASPKPLILQVGSHVLFAEAHIPGSEYAGPTGLDAGLQTLKDRVASLPKNTAIVLYCGCCPWERCPNIAPAYNLLHSQGFTHLKVLYIADNFGANWVSKGYPVAKGR; this is encoded by the coding sequence ATGAAGCTTGTTCGCATGCAGCCGCACCGGCATCCTCTCCTCTTCGTCGCCGCCATCCTGATCGCCCTTCAGGCCCACCTCGGCCTCGCGCAAAACCAGCACATCTCGGCGTCGTCCATCCCCACGGCCGATCTCATCCAGCCCGCGGACCTCGCGGCAAGCCTGCAATCCGCCTCGCCGAAGCCGCTCATCCTCCAGGTCGGCTCGCACGTCCTCTTCGCCGAGGCCCACATCCCCGGCTCCGAATACGCCGGCCCCACCGGCCTGGACGCAGGCCTCCAGACCCTCAAAGACCGCGTCGCCAGCCTTCCCAAAAACACCGCCATCGTCCTCTACTGCGGCTGCTGCCCCTGGGAGCGCTGCCCCAACATCGCCCCCGCGTATAACCTGCTTCACTCCCAGGGCTTCACCCATCTCAAGGTCCTCTACATCGCCGACAACTTCGGCGCCAACTGGGTTAGCAAGGGCTACCCCGTCGCCAAGGGCCGCTGA
- a CDS encoding MFS transporter, giving the protein MALLRELRSLNAAQKSTFTACFLGWTLDAFDFFLLTVCLKAIAADFHTGIKQIAEAIFWTLVMRPLGALIFGMMAERFGRRPTLMLNIVCFSVFELSSAFAPTLTSFMVCRALFGIAMGGEWGVGAALALESLPASGRGFFSGLLQQGYVFGNLLAAALYGAVFPHLHGQGMLTNWRVMFMIGALPALLAFYMQFKVEESPVWKEAEKRREESATRRGGVPLRTLLTYLPTFLFLVLLMTAFNSFSHGTQDLYPTLLEKDHGLAPGRVGLIVVISNIGAIAGGVCCGAASERFGRRRAIVFAALAAMPVIPLWAWSHSAPLLAVGGFLMQFAVQGAWGVVPAHLSELSPGPVRAVFPGFAYQLGNLCSSRNGVFQAQLASRFSGGTLNAVMSATVVVAACMVALVAALGREARGEAWQHEAEKEHVA; this is encoded by the coding sequence ATGGCACTGCTGCGCGAACTGCGATCGCTGAACGCGGCCCAGAAAAGTACCTTCACTGCATGCTTTCTTGGATGGACGCTGGATGCGTTCGATTTCTTCCTGCTGACGGTGTGCCTGAAGGCGATCGCGGCGGACTTTCACACCGGCATTAAACAGATCGCCGAGGCGATCTTCTGGACCCTGGTGATGCGGCCGCTTGGGGCGTTGATCTTCGGCATGATGGCGGAGCGGTTCGGCAGGCGGCCGACGCTGATGCTGAACATCGTGTGCTTTTCAGTCTTTGAACTGTCGTCGGCCTTTGCGCCGACGCTGACGAGCTTCATGGTGTGCCGCGCGCTGTTCGGGATTGCGATGGGAGGAGAATGGGGCGTGGGAGCGGCGCTGGCGCTGGAGTCGTTGCCGGCCTCGGGGCGCGGGTTCTTCTCGGGTCTGCTGCAGCAGGGGTATGTTTTCGGCAACCTGCTGGCGGCGGCGCTCTACGGCGCGGTCTTTCCGCACCTGCATGGGCAGGGAATGCTGACGAACTGGCGGGTGATGTTCATGATCGGCGCGCTGCCGGCTCTGCTGGCGTTTTACATGCAATTCAAGGTTGAGGAGTCGCCGGTCTGGAAGGAGGCTGAGAAGAGGCGCGAAGAGAGTGCGACGCGCAGAGGGGGAGTTCCGCTGCGAACTCTGCTGACGTATCTGCCGACGTTTCTGTTTCTCGTCCTTCTGATGACGGCGTTCAACTCGTTCAGTCATGGAACGCAGGACCTTTATCCGACGCTGCTCGAGAAGGACCATGGTCTGGCGCCGGGCCGGGTTGGGCTGATCGTAGTGATCAGCAACATTGGGGCGATTGCCGGAGGGGTCTGCTGTGGGGCGGCGTCGGAGAGATTTGGCCGGCGGAGGGCGATTGTGTTCGCAGCGCTGGCAGCTATGCCGGTGATCCCGCTTTGGGCGTGGTCGCACTCGGCGCCACTGCTGGCAGTGGGAGGGTTTCTGATGCAGTTTGCGGTTCAGGGAGCGTGGGGCGTGGTTCCGGCTCACCTGAGTGAGCTGTCGCCAGGGCCGGTGCGGGCAGTGTTTCCGGGGTTTGCGTATCAGCTGGGGAATCTGTGCTCGTCGCGGAACGGGGTCTTTCAGGCGCAGCTTGCGAGCCGGTTCTCGGGCGGGACACTGAACGCGGTGATGTCGGCGACGGTGGTGGTGGCAGCGTGCATGGTGGCCCTGGTGGCGGCTCTGGGGCGAGAGGCGCGCGGCGAGGCGTGGCAGCATGAGGCTGAAAAGGAGCATGTTGCCTGA